Proteins from a single region of Hymenobacter aquaticus:
- a CDS encoding HAD family hydrolase: MSAPSLIAFDADDTLWSNQPHFDQVEARLLEILAHCADPARITEQLNQVQRQNMKLFGYGAKSFMLSMIETAIQLTDSKVTGLEIQQILDMGKDLLRYPIEPLPGVVEVLTELRRRGHRLMVLTKGDLFDQESKLARSGLGEFFDYVEIVSEKDEATYQRLLTRYNALPGEFFMIGNSLKSDILPVAQLGFRAVHVPFHATWIFEHVDPEKLEGLEFHAVTDLREVLGLVC, from the coding sequence ATGTCCGCTCCCTCCCTCATTGCCTTCGACGCCGACGACACCCTGTGGTCCAACCAGCCCCACTTCGACCAGGTGGAAGCCCGGCTGCTGGAAATCCTGGCCCACTGCGCCGACCCGGCCCGCATTACCGAGCAGCTCAACCAGGTGCAGCGCCAGAACATGAAGCTCTTCGGCTACGGGGCCAAGTCCTTTATGCTGTCCATGATTGAAACCGCCATTCAGCTCACCGACAGCAAAGTAACCGGCCTGGAAATTCAGCAGATTCTGGACATGGGCAAGGATTTGCTGCGCTACCCCATCGAGCCCCTGCCCGGCGTAGTGGAGGTGCTCACCGAGCTGCGCCGCCGCGGCCACCGCCTGATGGTGCTCACCAAGGGCGACCTGTTCGACCAGGAAAGCAAGCTGGCCCGCTCCGGCCTGGGCGAGTTTTTCGACTACGTGGAAATCGTCAGCGAAAAGGACGAGGCCACCTACCAACGCCTGCTCACTCGCTACAACGCCCTGCCCGGCGAGTTTTTTATGATCGGCAACTCGCTCAAGTCCGACATTCTGCCCGTGGCCCAGCTCGGCTTCCGGGCCGTGCACGTGCCCTTCCACGCCACCTGGATTTTCGAGCACGTCGACCCCGAAAAGCTCGAAGGCCTGGAGTTTCACGCCGTAACGGACCTGCGAGAGGTGCTTGGTTTAGTGTGCTAA
- a CDS encoding anthranilate synthase component I family protein — MTNPHPTPGPPHLVPYAALPCPAAEFRARALHWAAQYACCAYYEPNGAEYPHGPFQPLLAVTNAPDAAPTTLAGLETWLARPAGGPRCGFVTYDVKNEVEALTSGHFDGLQWPALHFFTPETWLCWTAEGLEIHGNTTDVLAAILAPAVPPAAGPGVATVRPRLPKNNYLAAVEAVREDILDGEVYELNLCQEFYAEAVKLEPVGTFLRLLAASPTPFAGFYKWHDRYLLCASPERFLQQTGSQLISQPIKGTIRRGATPADDERQRQRLRADEKEQAENLMIVDLVRNDLARVAQTGTVQVPELFGLYPFRHVWQMISTVQATVRPGIGLVDILRATFPMGSMTGAPKIRAMQLIEQYERTKRGLYSGSLGYVLPSGDFDFNVVIRSLQYRADTGYLSFQVGSAITYDSDPHREYDECLLKAQAMLEVLGATVNE; from the coding sequence GTGACCAATCCGCATCCTACGCCGGGCCCGCCGCACCTGGTTCCGTACGCGGCGCTGCCCTGCCCGGCGGCCGAGTTTCGGGCCCGCGCCCTGCACTGGGCCGCGCAGTACGCCTGCTGTGCCTACTACGAGCCCAACGGCGCCGAATACCCCCACGGTCCCTTTCAGCCGCTGCTGGCCGTCACCAACGCCCCGGATGCCGCCCCAACCACCCTGGCCGGGCTGGAAACCTGGCTGGCCCGGCCTGCCGGCGGCCCCCGCTGCGGCTTCGTGACTTACGACGTCAAAAACGAAGTCGAGGCCCTAACCAGCGGGCATTTCGATGGGCTACAGTGGCCGGCCCTGCACTTTTTCACCCCCGAAACCTGGCTCTGCTGGACCGCGGAAGGCCTAGAAATTCACGGCAATACCACGGATGTGCTGGCGGCTATTCTGGCCCCGGCCGTGCCCCCGGCTGCCGGGCCCGGCGTGGCCACCGTGCGGCCCCGGTTGCCGAAAAACAACTATCTGGCGGCGGTGGAAGCCGTGCGGGAAGATATTCTCGATGGGGAAGTGTACGAGCTGAACCTGTGCCAGGAGTTCTACGCCGAAGCAGTGAAGCTGGAGCCGGTCGGCACGTTTCTGCGGCTGCTGGCGGCCTCGCCCACCCCGTTTGCCGGGTTTTACAAGTGGCACGACCGGTACCTGCTCTGCGCCTCGCCCGAGCGGTTCTTGCAGCAAACCGGTAGCCAGCTGATTTCCCAGCCCATCAAAGGTACCATCCGGCGCGGGGCCACGCCGGCCGACGACGAGCGGCAACGCCAGCGGCTGCGCGCCGACGAGAAAGAGCAGGCCGAAAACCTGATGATAGTGGACCTGGTGCGCAACGACCTGGCCCGCGTGGCCCAAACCGGCACGGTGCAGGTGCCCGAGCTGTTCGGCCTTTACCCCTTCCGCCACGTCTGGCAGATGATTTCCACGGTGCAGGCCACGGTGCGCCCGGGCATTGGGCTGGTCGACATCCTGCGCGCCACGTTTCCGATGGGCTCGATGACCGGCGCGCCGAAAATCCGGGCTATGCAGCTCATCGAGCAGTATGAGCGCACCAAGCGGGGCCTCTACAGCGGCAGCCTGGGCTACGTGCTACCCTCCGGCGACTTCGATTTCAACGTCGTCATCCGCAGCCTGCAGTACCGCGCCGACACCGGCTACCTCAGCTTCCAGGTCGGCTCGGCCATCACCTACGACTCCGACCCGCACCGCGAATACGACGAGTGCCTGCTCAAAGCCCAGGCCATGCTGGAAGTGCTGGGAGCCACGGTGAATGAGTGA
- the miaB gene encoding tRNA (N6-isopentenyl adenosine(37)-C2)-methylthiotransferase MiaB: MSQPLLTLDFLDTPAAPAAADHQPAQDVRVSPATRTGRQRKLYIESYGCQMNFSDSEIVSSILFEEGFDTTEQLADADLVLLNTCSIREKAEQTVRMRLSQINSHKKRNPGLLVGVLGCMAERLKSKFLEEEKLVDLVVGPDAYRDLPNLIREVDGGQKAVNVLLSRDETYADITPVRLNSNGITAFVSIMRGCDNMCSFCVVPFTRGRERSRDAHSIVQECRDLVSQGYKEVTLLGQNVDSYKWTSEDGQEFVNFAQLLERVALISPELRVRFSTSHPKDITDEVLHTMGKYENICKYIHLPAQSGNSRVLKLMNRTYDRPWYEERVQAIRRILGEDCAISTDMISGFCSETEEEHQETLSLIDFVQYDMGYNFFYSERPGTLAARKLADDIPLEVKKRRLQEVIDRQQLHARARYARMVGRVHRVLVEGRSKRSEEQLSGRNSQNQVVIFPKGTAQKGDYVNVLVTSTTGAALLGDIV; this comes from the coding sequence ATGTCCCAGCCCCTGCTCACCCTCGACTTTCTGGATACGCCCGCCGCACCCGCCGCCGCCGACCACCAACCGGCTCAGGATGTGCGCGTCAGCCCGGCCACCCGCACCGGCCGGCAGCGCAAGCTCTACATCGAGAGCTACGGCTGCCAGATGAATTTCTCCGACTCCGAAATCGTCTCCTCCATCCTCTTCGAGGAAGGCTTTGATACCACCGAGCAGCTCGCCGACGCCGATTTGGTGCTGCTCAACACCTGCTCCATCCGCGAGAAGGCCGAGCAGACCGTGCGCATGCGCCTCTCCCAGATCAACAGCCACAAAAAGCGCAACCCCGGCCTACTGGTGGGCGTGCTGGGCTGCATGGCCGAGCGCCTGAAAAGCAAGTTTTTGGAGGAGGAAAAGCTCGTCGACCTCGTCGTGGGCCCCGACGCCTACCGCGACCTGCCCAACCTGATCCGCGAAGTAGACGGTGGGCAGAAAGCCGTGAACGTGCTGCTCTCGCGCGACGAAACCTACGCCGACATTACGCCCGTGCGCCTCAACTCCAACGGCATCACCGCCTTTGTGAGCATCATGCGCGGCTGCGACAATATGTGCTCGTTCTGCGTGGTGCCCTTCACCCGGGGCCGGGAGCGCAGCCGCGACGCGCACAGCATTGTGCAGGAGTGCCGCGACCTGGTCAGCCAGGGCTACAAGGAAGTGACCCTGCTCGGCCAGAACGTGGACTCCTACAAATGGACTTCCGAAGACGGGCAGGAGTTCGTCAACTTCGCCCAGCTGCTGGAGCGCGTGGCCCTGATCAGCCCCGAGCTGCGGGTGCGCTTCTCCACGTCCCACCCCAAGGACATCACCGACGAGGTGCTGCATACGATGGGCAAGTACGAGAACATCTGCAAGTACATCCATTTGCCCGCCCAGAGCGGCAACTCCCGGGTGCTCAAGCTCATGAACCGCACCTACGACCGGCCCTGGTACGAGGAGCGCGTGCAGGCCATCCGCCGCATTCTGGGCGAGGACTGCGCCATCAGCACCGACATGATTTCGGGTTTCTGCTCCGAAACCGAGGAGGAGCACCAGGAAACCCTGAGCCTGATCGACTTCGTGCAGTACGACATGGGCTACAACTTCTTCTACTCCGAGCGCCCCGGCACGCTGGCCGCCCGTAAGCTGGCCGACGACATTCCGCTGGAGGTGAAAAAGCGCCGCCTGCAGGAAGTCATCGACCGGCAGCAGCTCCACGCCCGGGCCCGCTACGCCCGCATGGTCGGCCGCGTGCACCGCGTGCTGGTCGAGGGCCGCTCCAAACGGTCGGAAGAGCAGCTCAGCGGCCGCAACAGCCAGAATCAGGTGGTCATCTTCCCCAAAGGCACCGCCCAGAAAGGCGACTACGTGAACGTGCTGGTGACGAGCACCACCGGCGCGGCCTTGTTGGGCGACATTGTCTAG
- a CDS encoding LptE family protein, whose product MTWSNYRKLAAWLVLLALLPLFSGCSVYSFTGTSLDPAVKTISIQTFQNTASNGPSFLAQRFTEEFKDYFQRNTTLKLVPRNGDLQFEGQIVAYDFAPAAIQSQNGVDQAGVNRLTIQVRVRYTNTQDPKQDFEQTFQSYGDFPATQDIARINNDPVALRRIMLNIITDAFNKSVANW is encoded by the coding sequence ATGACCTGGAGCAACTATAGGAAACTGGCCGCCTGGCTGGTGCTGCTGGCCCTGCTGCCGCTGTTTAGCGGGTGCAGCGTGTATTCCTTCACCGGCACCAGCCTCGATCCGGCGGTGAAAACCATTTCCATCCAGACGTTTCAGAACACGGCCAGCAACGGCCCGTCCTTTCTGGCTCAGCGCTTCACTGAGGAGTTCAAGGACTATTTTCAGCGTAATACTACCCTCAAGCTGGTGCCCCGCAACGGCGACCTGCAGTTCGAGGGCCAGATCGTAGCCTACGACTTTGCCCCCGCCGCTATTCAAAGCCAGAACGGTGTCGACCAGGCCGGCGTCAACCGCCTGACCATTCAGGTGCGGGTGCGCTACACCAACACCCAGGACCCCAAGCAGGATTTCGAGCAAACCTTCCAGAGCTACGGCGACTTTCCCGCCACCCAGGATATTGCCCGCATCAACAACGACCCCGTGGCCCTGCGGCGCATCATGCTCAACATCATCACCGACGCCTTCAACAAGTCGGTAGCCAACTGGTAG
- a CDS encoding Nif3-like dinuclear metal center hexameric protein, with protein sequence MPTVADLARLLEHVAPLAYQESYDNAGLQCGDPQAEVRGVLIALDCTPAVLDEALRRGCNVVVAHHPVVFRPLKRLTGASEVEQTLIKAIKNDVAIYAAHTNLDNVLPGVNRKLGEKLGLQNLRILDPKSGTLGKLVTYVPTTHTEAVLQALYAAGAGQVGAYSECSFRVEGTGTFTPGAGTNPFIGTQEQPEQVREDRVEVLLPLHRHGAALRALRAAHPYEEVAYELVKLENAHQDVGSGMIGELPEALSPTEFRRLLRSALGVPVVKHTEFDRPIKRVALCGGAGSFLIGNARRAGADAYVTGDLKYHEYFGAEGQLLLCDVGHFESEQFTGEIFRDLLTANFKSTFAVLIAETLTNPVRYDF encoded by the coding sequence ATGCCTACCGTTGCTGACCTCGCCCGCCTCCTGGAGCACGTGGCGCCCCTGGCCTACCAGGAATCCTACGACAATGCCGGCCTGCAGTGCGGCGACCCGCAGGCCGAGGTCCGGGGCGTGCTCATTGCCCTGGACTGCACCCCGGCCGTACTCGACGAAGCCCTGCGGCGGGGCTGCAACGTGGTGGTGGCCCATCATCCGGTGGTGTTTCGCCCCCTCAAGCGCCTGACCGGGGCCTCGGAAGTGGAGCAGACCCTGATTAAGGCCATCAAAAACGACGTGGCCATTTACGCCGCCCACACCAACCTCGACAACGTGCTGCCGGGCGTCAACCGCAAGCTGGGCGAAAAGCTGGGCCTGCAGAATCTGCGCATCCTGGACCCCAAAAGCGGCACCCTGGGCAAGCTGGTTACCTACGTGCCCACCACCCACACCGAGGCCGTGCTGCAGGCGCTGTACGCGGCCGGCGCGGGCCAGGTCGGGGCCTATTCCGAGTGCAGCTTCCGGGTAGAGGGCACCGGCACGTTTACGCCCGGCGCGGGCACCAACCCGTTTATTGGCACCCAGGAGCAGCCCGAACAAGTGCGGGAGGACCGCGTGGAAGTATTGCTGCCCCTGCACCGGCACGGGGCCGCGCTGCGGGCTTTGCGGGCGGCTCACCCCTACGAAGAAGTGGCCTACGAGCTGGTGAAGCTGGAAAACGCGCACCAGGACGTGGGCTCGGGCATGATTGGGGAACTGCCCGAGGCCCTGTCGCCGACCGAGTTCCGCCGGCTGCTGCGCTCGGCCCTGGGCGTGCCCGTGGTCAAGCACACCGAGTTTGACCGGCCGATTAAGCGCGTGGCGCTCTGCGGCGGGGCGGGCAGCTTCCTGATCGGCAATGCCCGCCGGGCCGGGGCCGACGCCTACGTCACCGGCGATTTGAAGTACCACGAGTACTTCGGGGCCGAGGGCCAGCTACTGCTCTGCGACGTGGGCCACTTCGAAAGTGAGCAATTTACCGGGGAAATCTTCCGGGATTTGCTTACGGCCAACTTTAAAAGTACTTTTGCGGTCTTAATTGCTGAGACCCTCACCAACCCTGTCCGTTATGATTTCTAA
- a CDS encoding chloramphenicol acetyltransferase: MKQLIDLQTWNRREHFAFFGAFEEPFFGLVAPVECTGAQAEAKRRGVSFFLYYLYHAVQAANEVPELRTRIEDGQVYQYARVHASATLGRPDHTFAFSFIEQNDDLAGFVAAATAEMEAVQNSSGLRLSPTTARVDVLHCSAIPWVRFTGLTHARSFAHPDSCPKISFSQLYEEHGRTYMNVAVNVHHALADGYHVGQFLQAFERRLAVNERMSE; this comes from the coding sequence ATGAAACAGCTGATTGACCTGCAAACCTGGAACCGGCGGGAGCATTTTGCCTTCTTCGGGGCCTTCGAAGAACCGTTTTTTGGCCTCGTAGCGCCGGTAGAATGCACCGGGGCCCAGGCCGAGGCCAAGCGCCGGGGCGTGTCATTTTTTCTGTATTACCTCTACCACGCCGTGCAGGCCGCCAACGAGGTGCCCGAGCTGCGTACTCGTATTGAAGACGGACAGGTGTATCAGTATGCGCGGGTGCACGCCTCGGCCACCCTGGGCCGCCCCGACCACACCTTCGCCTTTTCCTTTATCGAGCAAAACGATGACCTGGCGGGCTTCGTGGCGGCGGCCACCGCCGAAATGGAGGCCGTGCAGAACAGCTCCGGTCTGCGCCTGAGCCCCACCACCGCCCGCGTCGACGTGCTGCACTGCTCGGCCATCCCGTGGGTGCGCTTCACCGGCCTGACCCACGCCCGCAGCTTCGCCCACCCCGACAGCTGCCCCAAGATTTCCTTTAGCCAGCTCTACGAGGAACACGGCCGCACGTATATGAACGTGGCCGTGAACGTGCACCACGCCCTGGCCGACGGCTACCACGTGGGCCAGTTCCTGCAAGCCTTCGAGCGGAGACTGGCGGTGAATGAGCGAATGAGTGAATGA
- a CDS encoding zinc ribbon domain-containing protein, with amino-acid sequence MISNPSTETTVASKLEALLNLQRLDSQLDEIRRVRGDLPEEVRDLEDEIAGYEVRVSKFDEEIQALNDQIKQRKQNAKDADGLIKKYEDQQQNVRNNREYEAIAKEIELQRLEIQISEKKIKEAQYQIELKNTDIAGTKQRLEERKKDLTNKNTELQTIVGESEADEKKLLEEREEAVKPIEERLLTAYTRIRGNVRNGLAVVMVKRDACGGCFNTVPPQRQADIISHKKIIVCEHCGRVLADVDVKQPA; translated from the coding sequence ATGATTTCTAATCCTTCCACGGAAACCACCGTTGCCAGTAAGCTGGAAGCCCTTCTGAACCTGCAGCGCCTCGACTCGCAGCTCGACGAAATCCGGCGCGTCCGTGGCGACCTGCCCGAAGAAGTGCGCGACCTGGAAGACGAAATTGCCGGTTACGAGGTGCGCGTAAGCAAGTTTGACGAGGAAATTCAGGCCCTGAACGACCAGATCAAGCAGCGCAAGCAGAACGCCAAAGACGCCGATGGCCTCATCAAGAAGTATGAGGACCAGCAGCAAAACGTGCGCAACAACCGGGAGTACGAGGCCATTGCCAAGGAAATCGAGCTGCAGCGCCTGGAAATCCAGATTTCGGAAAAGAAAATCAAGGAAGCCCAGTACCAGATTGAGCTGAAGAATACCGACATCGCCGGTACCAAGCAGCGCCTGGAAGAGCGCAAGAAAGACTTGACCAACAAGAACACCGAGTTGCAAACCATCGTGGGCGAAAGCGAAGCCGACGAGAAAAAGCTGCTTGAGGAGCGCGAGGAGGCCGTAAAGCCCATCGAGGAGCGCCTGCTGACGGCCTACACCCGTATCCGCGGCAACGTGCGCAACGGGCTGGCCGTGGTGATGGTGAAGCGCGACGCCTGCGGCGGCTGCTTCAACACGGTACCGCCCCAGCGCCAGGCCGACATCATCTCGCACAAGAAAATCATCGTGTGTGAGCACTGCGGCCGGGTTCTGGCCGACGTAGACGTGAAGCAGCCGGCTTAA
- a CDS encoding sigma-54 interaction domain-containing protein encodes MTPSEIQSIKQRFGIIGNAPALNYAIQVAAQVAPTDMTVLITGESGSGKESFSKIIHALSPRKHGQFIAINCGAIPEGTIDSELFGHEKGSFTGAQEARKGYFEVTNGGTIFLDEIGEMPLGTQARLLRVLENGEFIRVGSSKVQKTDVRVVAATNVNLLDAVREGKFREDLYYRLNTVPITVPPLRERGDDIYLLFRKFATDFAERYRVKPIALSPEAVTELQRFSFPGNIRQLKNVAEQMSVLETERDVDNARLRQYLPAEQSSRLPMLLSASGAGAEANGYSERDLLYKVLFDMRRDMTDLKKLVLEMAAGQRPAEAQELLRQNSHLFNNLNVAPVYENSRLARSGPTDGGATEYFINPRPEITVEDAATYEDEPQRVEDIPHETEEETLSLEAKEKEMIMKALKKHHNKRKYAAHDLGISERTLYRKLKQYDLEQL; translated from the coding sequence TTGACACCTTCCGAAATACAATCCATCAAGCAACGCTTCGGCATTATCGGCAATGCGCCGGCCTTGAACTACGCCATTCAGGTGGCGGCCCAGGTCGCGCCCACCGATATGACGGTGCTCATCACCGGGGAAAGCGGCTCGGGGAAGGAATCCTTTTCCAAGATCATCCACGCCCTCTCGCCGCGCAAGCACGGGCAGTTCATTGCCATCAACTGCGGGGCCATTCCTGAGGGCACGATTGACTCCGAGCTGTTTGGCCACGAGAAAGGTTCGTTTACCGGCGCCCAGGAGGCCCGCAAAGGCTATTTCGAAGTGACCAACGGCGGCACGATCTTCCTCGACGAAATCGGGGAAATGCCGCTCGGCACCCAGGCCCGCCTCTTGCGCGTGCTCGAAAACGGCGAGTTTATCCGCGTGGGCTCCAGCAAAGTGCAGAAGACCGACGTGCGCGTGGTGGCTGCTACCAACGTGAACCTGCTCGACGCCGTGCGCGAGGGCAAATTCCGGGAAGACCTCTACTACCGCCTCAACACCGTGCCGATTACGGTTCCACCGCTGCGGGAGCGGGGCGACGATATCTACCTACTGTTCCGCAAGTTCGCTACTGATTTTGCCGAGCGGTACCGCGTCAAGCCCATTGCCCTGAGCCCGGAGGCCGTGACGGAGTTGCAGCGCTTCAGCTTCCCCGGCAACATCCGCCAGCTCAAGAACGTGGCCGAGCAGATGTCGGTGCTGGAAACCGAGCGGGACGTGGACAATGCCCGCCTGCGCCAGTATTTGCCCGCCGAGCAGAGCAGCCGCCTGCCCATGCTGCTGAGCGCCTCCGGCGCGGGAGCCGAAGCCAACGGCTACTCCGAGCGCGACCTGCTCTACAAGGTGCTCTTCGACATGCGCCGCGACATGACCGACCTCAAAAAGCTGGTGCTGGAAATGGCCGCCGGGCAGCGCCCCGCCGAAGCCCAGGAGCTGCTGCGCCAGAACAGCCACCTGTTCAACAACCTGAACGTGGCCCCGGTATACGAAAACAGCCGCCTGGCCCGTTCTGGCCCCACCGACGGCGGCGCGACGGAGTACTTCATCAACCCGCGACCGGAAATAACGGTGGAAGACGCCGCCACCTACGAAGACGAGCCGCAACGGGTGGAAGACATTCCGCACGAGACGGAAGAGGAAACCCTTTCCCTGGAGGCCAAGGAAAAGGAAATGATTATGAAGGCCCTCAAAAAGCACCACAACAAGCGCAAATACGCCGCCCACGACCTGGGCATTTCGGAGCGCACCCTCTACCGCAAGCTGAAGCAATATGACCTGGAGCAACTATAG
- a CDS encoding uracil-DNA glycosylase family protein: MSTFADRLLQFLTAFPLPAPLPDDVVAVSPYQETGPRELLTRFARRYYPDNQPRIALLGINPGRLGNGRTGVAFTDPVALADHCGIANELPRHRELSSQFIYEVVAALGGPTLFYQDFFLGSLYPLVLLRHGRNYNYYDSPQLTGALTPDIQASLNQQVLEVGLVRKVAVCLGRRNGQHLLRLNEALGLFDQIHVLDHPRYLMQYKRRDLARHVAHYVAVLQECRALVAGAA; the protein is encoded by the coding sequence ATGTCCACGTTTGCCGACCGTCTGCTGCAGTTCCTCACGGCTTTTCCGCTCCCCGCTCCCCTGCCCGACGACGTCGTGGCCGTGAGCCCCTACCAGGAAACCGGGCCCCGGGAGCTGCTTACCCGCTTTGCCCGCCGCTACTACCCCGACAACCAGCCCCGGATTGCCCTGCTGGGCATCAACCCCGGCCGCCTCGGCAACGGCCGCACCGGCGTGGCCTTCACCGACCCGGTGGCTTTGGCCGACCACTGCGGCATTGCCAACGAGTTGCCCCGGCACCGGGAATTGTCGAGCCAGTTTATCTACGAAGTGGTGGCCGCGCTGGGCGGGCCCACGCTGTTTTACCAGGATTTTTTCCTGGGCTCCCTCTACCCGCTGGTGCTGCTGCGCCACGGCCGCAACTACAACTATTACGATTCCCCGCAGCTCACGGGCGCTTTAACTCCCGACATCCAAGCCTCATTAAATCAGCAGGTACTGGAAGTGGGACTGGTGCGAAAGGTGGCCGTGTGCCTGGGCCGCCGCAACGGGCAGCACCTGCTGCGGCTGAATGAGGCGCTGGGCTTGTTCGACCAGATTCACGTACTCGACCACCCCCGCTACCTGATGCAGTACAAGCGCCGCGACCTAGCCCGGCACGTGGCGCACTACGTGGCCGTGCTGCAAGAATGCCGGGCCCTGGTGGCCGGGGCTGCGTGA
- a CDS encoding DUF3808 domain-containing protein, producing MAPVLPPARFPSGLRLLLGLLLALLTTAARPPQHDTATTQAPETAPPPPGSLSPGARRAYAELLKLRVEPARQLLREEARRGPAGAGTLLVADCIDFTELMIRQDASRYEAVVAAQDRRLALLEKSREAGPLRDYARAEIRLHQAAAQVTYQHEIQGAWSLRQAYQQMQAVVKRYPDFLPARKTLGMCQFMIGSVPEGYRWFLKLLGLPGSVDAGVQNLRRAAQSPNDFQPEARIILALVQETYYKQGEQAAQLMQQLAAQQPDNLLYSYLLLSLNKRLHRTDAALAAYRSRPTGPGYLAVPYLHHMAADLLLYRGQYAASRQANQQFLQDYPGVHYRKDAAFKLYLAAWLSGDQQAAERYRQQIGIGSRTVVEEDAYAQRFFEDKLPLNRTLTRARLQIDGGYYRPALATLRGFTAAGGLLRDQLEEPYRRARAYQGLGRLDSARLYYTRTIALAGKAPYYFGPQSALQMGYLCQADGQLNMARLYFQKALDSPKHEYKNSTDAKAKVALAGLPR from the coding sequence GTGGCTCCTGTTCTGCCTCCTGCGCGTTTTCCTTCCGGACTCCGGCTGCTGCTGGGGCTGCTGCTCGCGCTCCTGACCACGGCCGCCCGCCCCCCCCAGCACGATACGGCTACCACCCAGGCCCCGGAAACCGCGCCGCCGCCGCCGGGTAGCCTGTCGCCGGGGGCGCGGCGGGCCTACGCCGAGCTGCTGAAGCTACGCGTGGAGCCGGCCCGGCAGCTGCTCCGGGAAGAAGCCCGGCGCGGGCCCGCCGGGGCCGGCACCCTGCTCGTGGCCGACTGCATCGACTTCACCGAGCTGATGATCCGCCAGGACGCCAGCCGCTACGAGGCCGTGGTGGCAGCCCAGGACCGGCGCCTGGCCTTGCTGGAAAAGTCCCGGGAGGCGGGGCCTTTGCGCGACTACGCCCGGGCCGAAATCAGGCTGCACCAGGCGGCGGCCCAGGTGACGTACCAGCACGAAATTCAGGGCGCCTGGAGCTTGCGGCAGGCCTACCAGCAGATGCAGGCCGTAGTGAAGCGCTACCCGGATTTTTTGCCGGCCCGCAAAACCCTGGGCATGTGTCAGTTCATGATTGGCTCCGTACCCGAGGGCTACCGATGGTTTTTGAAGCTGCTGGGGCTGCCGGGCAGCGTAGACGCCGGGGTGCAAAACCTGCGCCGGGCCGCCCAGAGCCCCAACGACTTTCAGCCCGAAGCCCGCATTATTCTGGCCCTGGTGCAGGAAACCTACTACAAGCAGGGCGAGCAGGCGGCCCAGCTCATGCAGCAGCTGGCCGCTCAGCAGCCCGACAACCTGCTCTACTCCTACCTGCTGCTCAGCCTCAACAAGCGTCTGCACCGCACCGATGCGGCCCTGGCCGCCTACCGCAGCCGCCCCACCGGCCCGGGCTACCTGGCGGTGCCCTACCTGCACCACATGGCCGCCGATTTGCTGCTCTACCGGGGGCAGTACGCGGCGTCGCGGCAAGCCAATCAGCAGTTTTTGCAGGACTACCCGGGCGTGCACTACCGCAAGGACGCGGCCTTCAAGCTCTATTTGGCCGCCTGGCTCAGCGGCGACCAGCAGGCGGCCGAGCGGTACCGCCAGCAAATCGGTATCGGCAGCCGCACCGTGGTGGAGGAAGACGCCTACGCCCAGCGGTTCTTCGAGGACAAGCTGCCGCTGAACCGCACCCTCACCCGGGCCCGCCTGCAGATTGACGGCGGCTACTACCGGCCGGCCCTGGCCACGCTACGGGGCTTTACGGCCGCCGGCGGGCTGCTGCGCGACCAGCTGGAGGAACCCTACCGCCGGGCCCGGGCCTACCAGGGCCTGGGCCGCCTCGACTCGGCCCGCCTGTATTACACCCGCACCATTGCCCTGGCCGGCAAGGCCCCTTACTACTTCGGGCCGCAGTCGGCGCTGCAGATGGGCTACCTCTGCCAAGCCGACGGGCAGCTGAACATGGCCCGGCTCTACTTCCAGAAAGCCCTGGATTCGCCCAAGCACGAGTACAAGAACAGCACCGACGCCAAAGCCAAAGTGGCCCTGGCGGGGCTGCCGCGGTAG